The sequence ATTAAGTATTACGGCTCACTCGCACTTGAAGGAGCATATTTCAGCATTAGACAAAACACATTTAAATGAAAACAATGCGGGTGAAGTTAAGTCATTGGTTGAGTCTGACTTATTACCAGAACATTTCTTGCAAGGCAATTCATCGGCTTATGCAAATTCAGAAGGGCTGTTATCCGTATCAGCTTATGGTTTTTGTGATAATAACGATGGCGAAATTACTTTTTTAAAATCATATTCAACATGGTCTGAAACCTATCTGAATGATTCACCTGATAAAAGTTACAACTTTAATTATAACATTTCAGATATTATTATGGAATCAAAATTTTATTGTTCTCCAACTCAAACTCAGTACGAGATAGGGGTTCTTTTAAATGGGAATTCTATTTTCCAAGAATCATATCTCCTTGATACTACCGACCAATTTAATGAATATATCGATGCAATTGATCAAAATCTCAACCCACCACTTAATTACTCACTTTTTTCTAAAAACGAGACCCATGGTGAAATTGATTTAGGAACTTTTGGTATCAATGAATATTTTGAAGTTTCATATTATATCTCTGCATTTGCTCGGCCTATAGATCTTGCCGAATGTTCTGTAACGTTAAGTATGCAAGGGAATGTAACCGCAGACGTTTCTCCTGTACCGGAACCTGCCTCATTTGTCCTTTTAGCGATTGGCATTGCTGGTTTTTTTGGAAAAAATCGACGACTGATGAAAATATATTAAAATGCTGCTATACTTATAATTATCAGCCGTTCATTATTTTAATATCTTTGAATATAATTGATAATATTTTTCAGCCATACGCAAACTATGATATTCACGTTTTACCTTGAAGGATGAATTTCTTACCAGTGTATCTTTTAATTCTGACTCATTGCGCAGCCTTCGGATTGCAGACACAATAGCATGTGAGTCCATAGGAGGAACCAGAAGAGCATTGACTTCGTCCTGAGCGACATAGGGAATTCCCCCAACAGCAGTGGCTACAACCGGGGTTTTTGATGCCATAGCTTCAAGAAGTGTAATTGGTAACCCCTCTGTTAATGATGAAATCACATAAATATCAATTATATTTAAAAGGATTTTTGCGTTTTTAATAAAACCGGTTATCATCACATATTCTTCCAGACCCATCGCTATCGTTTTTTTCTCCAGGTCCTGGCGTAGTTTTCCGTCACCGATCAATAGTAATCGAACATCCTCGTTATATTCC comes from Bacteroidota bacterium and encodes:
- a CDS encoding PEP-CTERM sorting domain-containing protein: MKWLLIIVVFSLLLYGQDCRALSITAHSHLKEHISALDKTHLNENNAGEVKSLVESDLLPEHFLQGNSSAYANSEGLLSVSAYGFCDNNDGEITFLKSYSTWSETYLNDSPDKSYNFNYNISDIIMESKFYCSPTQTQYEIGVLLNGNSIFQESYLLDTTDQFNEYIDAIDQNLNPPLNYSLFSKNETHGEIDLGTFGINEYFEVSYYISAFARPIDLAECSVTLSMQGNVTADVSPVPEPASFVLLAIGIAGFFGKNRRLMKIY